The DNA sequence CCCCTTTTAAGGATCAATGAGAATGATTGTATTTTCTGTACAGTGCTGAAGAATAACTTGGCACCATATAAACAAACAATATTGATACTCCTGTAAGTGTTGATTTGAGATTTTGGATCACCCATAGGCCtatattttttttgcaggaaattGAGCGTCGACGTTGTATGATGCGACTAAAAGCAGAGGAAAGGAAGAATGAGGAAATGGAAGTGTTGGAGGTGGAGGATGAATGGAAATCTGAGGAAGAGATGGTATCTGAATATGAAGAATACACAGACAGTGAAGAAGAGCCAGAACCAAAACTTAAACCAGTATACATTAGGAAGTAAGTGAGGGGGGTACCAATGCATTTTCCATAGTAAACCAAATGCAGTGAAGCAAGTAATAACATCTGAGCACAGATATTCCATAACACCTCATATTATATACTTGGCAATACTGCTATTGCCAAGTATATTCCCAGTGGGTGGCATTATTTACCGAGGCTTTGGCCATCCATGTCCACCCACAGTTCACTGACCAGGAACACGTATGTGATCCTTCATTGCTACACGGCCGGAACCCGCTAGAACCCAGGGCAATGGTGAGCAATTACTTCTGAGGCAGTACTGGCTGGGATTTCTGTAGGGGTGTGGATTAAGCACTGTGACCTACTAGTTCACAACATGGACTTGCTAATAAGCACTGACTGTGCCCCAATACAGTTATGATATTACTAGTAACACCTCCATTGCTACACACCTGGTTCCAGCTTTGATCCAGGGCTGCAGTTTAGGGTGGAAGACTGTTGGTGCCATATATCAGTAAGTTTTCACCTACTTTTGAGCATTAGACTGTGCCATTCGTCATATGTCATGGTACTGTGACTGTGGACTGTATACCACTCTTTACTATTCAGCAGTCTGAGAGCCTAATCTGTTATGTCATTGGGGCTTGTTGTTGTGACATATGgtgtttaaagtgcttgtaaaggcagaaggtttttgtcttaatgtattctatgcattaagataaaaggccttctgtgtgcagcagcccccctaatacttacctgagccccatctctatcaagcgatgtccacgagtccctcgcctctccctcctgattggctgagacacagcagcagcaccattggctcctgctgctgtcaatcaaagtaagttagccaatcaggagaggggggggtggggctgaaccgcagctctgtgtctgaatggacacacagagctgcagctttgctagggtgcccccatagcaagctgcttgctgtggaggcaggagggaggggccaagagcaccgaagaggaggatctgggctgctatgtgcaaaaccactgcacagaggaggtaagtataacatgtttatttttttaaacaagactttacaatcactttaaatacttgATCGCTGTTTTGTAATCCAGGTGGCAAGCGCTGCGTAACCTTCATAATTTGGGATCCATTCCCTTATCCTCACTTCTACTAAACCTTCACTGCTGTATTGATCAGAGTCAGCTGGTGGGGTGTGTTCGGTGTGGTGTGTGAGCAGCTGCTGCTGTTGTCTTGACAATGTTGTCATTTTAGTGTTGGAGAGGTGGAGGTGTGTGACTTTTATGCCATTTTTGTCTTTACTTTACAGTTTGTGAATAATACCTTTTTGACCCTCCTTGTAACGGCCCTTTTGGGTTTCTTGCAGCCCAACTTTTGAAATGTCCTGATTAGTAGCTACTAGTCATTTTGTAACTTGGTTTATATCAAAGCCCTGTCTGCTAAAAGCTCTATTTGAAAGCAGTGGGGCCTCTGTCTCTGATCCagcttttaggctcggttcacactaggggcggcacgacttgcaggtcgcctcaccgaggcgacctgcacacgacaggggcggcgacttgcaaaacgacttttatatagaagtctatgcaagtcgcctcaagtcgcccccaaagtagtacaggaacctttttctaagtcggagcgacttgcgtcgctccgactagaatggttccattgtacagaacaggacgttacttgtcaggcgactaggtcgcctgacaagtcgtcctagtgtgaaccggcacttagtgttcATTTCAACCTGTGAACGGTGACCCTGCCATGAACATAAGCTTTACCAGCTGTTAAGAAATGCAAGTGGAAAGAATACGTTCTGTCCTCGTACCTGTGTACATGATTCCTTGTGATATTGCAATAGCCTTcttaaaacatgcatataaagtaGCACATATTGTGCACATCTACTTTTCTAGGAAGGATAGAGTAACGGTTCAAGAAAAAGAAGTGGAAGCACAAAAACAGAAGGAGTTGGAGGTTGAAGCTAAGCGGATGGCAGAGGAGAGACGTAAATACACCCTAAAGGTAACTGTGCTACAGACCTATCTGTCTGCATGCtgctaaagtagaattccaggtttaATATGACTTTAAATAGTTTTCGTGAGCCAAGATGGCCCAAACTACTTCCATTACATAACTATGTGGCCGCTATTTGCGCTGTAGTAGCATTAGCAGCAAACCTTATGCGGTGCTGTGTACTGGCAGCAGTACGGGCAACTTCCTGCCTGCTGCCAAAACTAAATGGTGCAGAGTTGAATGCTTCTCCGCCAattgctttctctgattggctaaggtggagaggcaggcaaATCACGATTTCCGCCTCGGCCAGTCAGAGAAAGCCTTATGTTTTGTTGATAGAAATACAAGGCTTTTCTGAGCCATGTtcaagctggaattctacttttaaGGCTGGGGCTACACAAGTGATTTGAGATTAAATCTCTGCTATTCTGAGAGATGTATCCACTTGGCAGTCATGTCATGTGCAGCACACTTAAATCTATGCAATGCTAACTACAAGAAAGGAGCAGTATCAGAAAGATTCAATCGCCTGTGTAGCTAATACTTCTCTGACTTGACAGATTGTGGAGGAGGAGACAAAGAAAGAGATAGAGGAAAACAAGAGAACTCTGGCAGCTCTGGATGCCCTGAATACAGATGATGAGAATGATGAGGAGGAGTATGAAGCCTGGAAGGTTCGGGAACTGAAACGCATTAAACGTGATCGTGAAGAAAGAGAAGCGTATGTTCTCATTTTTATTTTGTCAGAAACATTCAACCAATGTGTACTGTATATGTTTAATAATTTGGTGTCTGCAATATTCATCAACACGTTTATATATACCGTattcatcggcgtataacacgcaccccaagtttaggagggaagtttaaggaaaaaaacttacattttaagtgtccttctgcagccttgtcagtgcccatctgcagccttgcccaaaattgcagcatgattgtttgttttttaaattattgcgccgtcaagatacagagccggatgtcctgtgtattcggctcctctcgcagtcccacccccttggcccggctcctatgatggacacaacaccagtccaatggcaggactgcgagcggagccgagtacacagtacactcggctctgtctttttcggcggcgctcgctcctcttcccctcagACAGCAGTGAGGCGGGGCGGCGTGAATGCGAGTGGAGCCGAGCCGAGTGGTCTTTTTCAGCGGCGCTCGCTTCACAGACAGTGGGGATCACCGCATAagacacacccacgattttcccctgatattaaggggaaaaaagtgtgtgctaTATGCCGATTTAAATACGATATTTACTTGAGACTATCCTATGTTCGTTACAGAACATACTACTACTTTGTTGCTAGTTGTCTATGGAACGCTAGCGTTCTGCTCCaggaatgttattttttttgtaacaGCTATGCCTTCCTTGTTAACAAATCCCGGGGCATTTAACAgggctccccccttttttttttttttttttttctccttttatgcAGAGGCAACTAACACAAGACTGCATGAAATCATGCTAGTTAGGCtaagtttccactagtgcgacttgggactgcaaagctgcatgacaagtcgtaccccatgatttccaatgcgtaacgttcatatctgtgcgacttcaaagtagtccctgcactactttgatgcgacttgtggTCCATAGGCCTCAAGAATAACCAGACAttgtttcaagtcgcatcaaaatcatgcaactttcaggttgcagtagtggaaacctaggctaaacCTTATGTTAGTTGAACTCCATGTTTCTTGTCACTTTGGATATTTTTTGGGGCTAACATGTTTCAAGGGAATGCTTACTTTTTACAGAACAGTGCCGCCGCTCTGGGCTTGTGCTGCGTACATTATACTATCTTTTAACCGAGTCCCAGCAGCCTCCCTTCATGCATCTGCATCTGGAAAGAAACAGTCCGCCTAACAGCATCTCAGCCATTCAGGAACACCCTTGTATGTTTATCAATGCACACAAGATATTCTTTGGCCAAGGTGGAGCTTGTGATATCATCTGCCCAGCCTCTCAACCTTGGCCAATTAGAGAATGCCTTTATTGGTTTGGTCATTGGCTGAGATGCTGTTGCTGACTCTTCCTGGACACAGAAGGGAAGTTGCGAGGACTCGGGCAGGAAGACTGCACAGCTTACTGCAATATAGCAAGTGTAGAAAAATAGAAAGTACACAGAATTCCTCAATTTTCCTCAATTTTACAGTTGTCATGAGAGCAAGAGCTGAGGgaaaagtcttccaatggggacaaatgtTCTGATGATGACTGCCTAAGGTGGGGATTGCCCTCACTTTGGGTGAATTTCCTCCCAATTCTTGATTATAAAACAAGAAGTGGAGGGAAATCCCCCCAGCATGCACACAGGTGACACAAAAAATACATCTACATCATAGGTGTTTTAACCTTTCCTTCCTACACAAAAAGTTTTTTTCTAGACATTTGTAGCAATAATACAATCCCTCAGACAATGTTGTAAGTAAAACGGCATTCTTCCAATGACCGTGTAGGAATGAAATGGCCTAGATCAGGGGTATTCACTTAATATGTAGCTCTGACCAGTAAAATTTTCTTTTCAGCCCTCTCTATATGACAATTCCTTTTAATTCAGTGTCATCAGTTCGCCCCCACTTCACATCAGTTTCCCCTTCAAAATAATGTTCTTAGGCCCCCTGCACATCACCCCCCACCCTTTACAATAGTGTacaaacccccttcacatcacacacccTCTTTTATTTACAGCAGTCCTCAATCTCCCCCCCTTCAAATCATCACCCCGCcgcacagtactgtcctctgccgaTTTACACACACCCACCTTAGCactgtcctcctttacatcaccttTCTTTACATCACACCTCCCTtttcacagcactgccccccctttGCATCACCACCAAACTACACCCAAAACTGACCCTTTTCACATAAACCCCGCCCATACACAGCCAAGAGTAGTgacctctgtcccccttcactctcCTACTTTAGGCAGAGCATTTCCGAAATGAGTAAAGGGAGTACAGCATTGAACAGAGTGCGGGAGCTGCCGGGGTTAACTTTTTGTATTAATcagcaggtgattggctgctaggaccgcCCCGCAGCCAATCACTTGCTGGTTAACTCGAAATGTTAACACTCGCAGCTCCGCCCCGTACTCCATTCAATGCTGTGTGTTCCACACTCGTTACAGAAATACTCTGCCTCCAGCACTCCATTCAGTGCTGTACTAAGCCTCTCACACTCGGTCCAGGAATGCTCTCCGCTCTGTCTAAGGTAGGAGAgcgaaggggggcagaggacactactttggtTTTGTGGGGGGGGGATGTCAAGGGGGGCAGTTACTGAGACTGGCAGCTCCTTAATGGTGTGACCATGGGTCCAGATCGAACAGCGGCTTGGTCCACATTCGATTCGGACCATgttccgccatttagtgatgcttgGCCTAGATGATGATGTGAAGTGTCAGCTGGTTATTAAAATAAATGTTGATAATGTGACATTCCAGTTTTATCAAACGCCAACTACCATACtgattcttaaagtggagttccacccaaaagtggaacttacactttaagcactcctcctctcgccctaggcggcccctccctgccagcgatcttctgggacacaactcaggtcccagaagattggctggccaatagcaaAGCGCAGCGCCACTCTCGCATgtgcgcgcccggccgtgaagccgtaagctgtcacggccgggtgcccacagttgctatgacggcgccgaggagaggaacGAGGCTCTGGGCGGCCGCATCGccggactgtgggacaggtaagtgtcggtttattaaaagtcggcagctatgctttttgtagctgctgacttttaaataccTGTGCTTTGCCTTTCCTTTGCTCCCCCACCATGATGTTCACTCACTCAGCAAGGAGAAAGCCTTGTAAAGGCTTCCAAGCGGAGGGCAAGATGGGTagcaacttaaaagagaagtatggttttgtGTTTTTCcagattcatacttgcctaggtggatgcagcatcggaccaatgctgcatctgtccactgccacctctgcactgagaaccaagcgatcgaacaccgccaatggctcagttctcacagcttccCGGGCAGAAAACTGCTGACTGttgatcagcagctctccgctctgcaaaccccccccccgaGCTGAGCTGAGGAGGGGTGGGGAACgtccgtctcaggctctcagcagctcgctgagaggctgaaatGGGTATTAGTAAAGGCACctgcggatccagactttattgtcggcaTGACGCGgtgcttggactgattcctgtgacgtcagcagagagcggacttcagactgctctctgctgaaaacgggtcacaggagtgcaaaactaattgcactcctgtgacccataagagaagcTCAGCCAAACTAGCTCaatctggacttctccttttaaatgTTCCCCATACCTATAAGTACAGAAATAAAGAGAATtttggactttgaatgaggccaatcactatatagagtaagcaCATAGAATATAAAGCACAATATTATTTGTATGAGTTTATTACATAATATCCGacaaaatagttgtttttttttttttttttttggacttcagatgagagatgtataccaaaaagcaaAGAACGTTTTACTGTACCTTGTGTGATCATATACAGCATACTCAATGACAAAAAGTGTATACACAAAATTGCATAAACGCAaggcatgctaaaaaaaaaacatatatacatattgacgccatggtacttTGCCATATCATGGGATGAAGACAAGTCCTACACAACATAGGACACTGGAAGGGCTGGATGGTGATTTATCTATAAGTATTGGGTATTTTTCTTGGCTCCTAACAGCTAGATGGAGCGTCCAGTGAGTAAAGAATATTTGTGTGGCTGGTGAAGGCAAGCATTACTTTGAATCTGTTGCTTTGCACTGCATGGGCAGACACAGGTTCGCTTTAAGGAACAAATTTATTTATGTTGATGTTCTAGACCTGGATTTCTAGTATAGTATGTTGCCCACAAAACAACCCCCCATTTTACACCATACAGAAATGCTGTAAGTATGATAAATCTCTTCTTTATGTTATAGAATAGAGAAGGAGAAGGCAGAAATAGACCGCATGCGTAACATGACCGAAGAGGAACGCCGTGCTGAACTTCGTGCCAATGGCAAGATAATCACCAACAAAGCTCTAAAGGGAAAATACAAATTCCTGCAGAAATACTACCACAGAGGAGCTTTCTTCCTGGTAAGAAATTATATTCTATAGTTATACTCAAAAGATTTGTACAGAGATTTCATCTAATCTAAATCCAAATGCATCTTAAAGTGAGGTTTTGTATAAAATTTTTCTTTGTGTCCGTATATACACGCCTACCTCCTGGGTCTGATCcggatcgtaaaaaaaaaaaaataatggaggtGTCCTTTTTCCGTTTTGGGTGGACCGGATTGGAGGCAGCCGGGTGTAAACACAGTGGAGTCCGTTTACTCCCGGCTGCCCATAGAACAGTGCGAGGTCTGTTTCTGTCCGCTCTGCACACACAGACCTGCCATCTgccccgctctgctctgatcagcaggggatcagctcacagattCCATGCTGATCGGAACAGCAGGCGcccatgtgaaaggtgcctaaaAGTTGTTTTATAATTCCTATGAAAGGAGTAGTGCCAGTGATGTCATCCATCCACCTTTTCAcctcagccagtcaggaaaggCCTTGTATTTTATTAGGGCTACAGAAATTAACgaataattcctcgattaatcgttaatttttttgatcgatcaaaattcttttgatcttTACTCACCTTTCCgctggcttccgggtcttcagggagttctgtctgagatccggtgacgtcacggacattgaCGTCATCGGACTCCTCCCCGCTTCCCCAGTCATTGACGGTGCCCACACTGGACAATGGTAAAGTAATGGAATACAGCAGGCGCCTGACCGATCCAATCATGAAAGGCTTCAACCGAGAGGGCGTGTCCGCAAATTGCAGAGGTGTGGCTGCGAGCCGGTTTTGTGATTTGCCGGACACGCCCCATGCTGTTGATACGTGACCCTTGTTGGGAATAAACAAGCATTGGAGGGCATTATGAAGGTGAGTGTGTTGTCTGTACTGGACAGGTCAATTGTGGAGGAGGAATCGTGGTgattttaaagtgtatatatacagcttgaatctgtattttagttttagattaggtcATGCAGAGAGAAAACCCCTCTCGGTTTAGGCTTTGGCTTGTGCGTCCCAGTGTGgagctttcatttcacttcctgtcccagagacacaacgggaagtgaagtggcattcccattttagatggttgtcaacaggactggtatacccatttgaggcattacccagatagcaagcaattgagctgcaagtttgaaaatgtcttgttaaagtggaggtccaccctaaaaacaaatttaacattaaaagactcctttaaaaattttttaaaaagttttttttaaaaaagtgttaagtcatggattgtggaaactagcTAGTGtcaggtgattgtatatagtgtataccacatttaccactgactaatgcagagttgcaatgcaaggagaacagctaaaagtagttggatctgtatgtgcgttataattaatcgaaatgagtcgattaatcgatttaaaaaaaaaatcgattaatcgaacacaaaaattttaatcagtaacagcactATATTTTATAGATAAAAATACAGGGTGGTCCCTGAATGGCTGGTATACCACATGACCGACTCAATTTCTTTCCAGCCGCACAAGATAAGGGAGTGAGACTCGTCACTGCAGAGTAATGCTGGATACAGAGTGGCTGAAGCTTACTGTAACCATGAGTAATTGTTTTGGGCACGCtggcccaaactacatttttataggCAAACCACGAAACATGGAGTTCTAGTTTAAGATCTATTTGTAGTTCAGAACTGTGGTAGAGGGAGATTCTTGTATTACTGAAAAGCTAAGAAATATGCTGTAAATAGGGTACATAAAATGAGCAATTTCTCCACACACTACAGAGCTGAGGGGGTCAATATGTTATACTGTTGGAATGTAATTGTTTCTGCCATGGCTGCTTTTTAGCATGTTATTTTTAACATAGAAACTGGGAAAATTATATTTCTTTTCGCACAACAGGATGAAGATGAAGATGTATATAAGAGAGACTTCAGTGCTCCCACATTGGAAGACCACTTCAATAAAACTATCCTACCCAAAGTCATGCAGGTAACTTTTGTGCATATTGCACACAAGTACAGTGTTGTGTATGTGTGCTAgtttgcttgtaaaaaaaaaaatcaaaaccagaCTTCAACTACTATTTTTACCAGTATTCTCAATATTTATTGATTTATCTCTTCAATTGCCCTTGCTAGTGCTCCATTCCACCCTCTACGCtgtacatggtgcatcctctgaacgctgtactctgtacatagcacaccccagatacaaccagccctttgagggcaaccatactgctgatgtggcccacaattaAATTGGGTTTGACCCCCCTGGTGCAGAGCTTTAAATTATACCCAGTATTGGGATACATTGGTAACAGGGTAACCTGAGAGAAATGGAAAAACGGTTAGAAATGTTAAAGTGTAGCATCACCCAATGAAGAACGGAAGCCATGTGAAGTCTTGCTTAAAGAACAGGAAGTTGCACCAGCCAGCACCCACTGTTTGGAAGGTTTGAGAGTGCAGGAGCTGCAAGGCCTTGTCATGCTGGGGGAAGGTCAAAGATGAAGGTTTCTGCTGGGGTG is a window from the Aquarana catesbeiana isolate 2022-GZ linkage group LG03, ASM4218655v1, whole genome shotgun sequence genome containing:
- the MFAP1 gene encoding microfibrillar-associated protein 1 — protein: MASSNALSKQPPIQSTAGAVPVRNEKGEISMEKVKVKRYVSGKRPDYAPMESSDEEDEEFQFIKKGKEQEVEVEEQPEESTSDPRLRRLQNRMNEDVEERLARHRKIVEPEVVGESEPESEPGEEWRVERGEDTSEEEEEEVDDEEIERRRCMMRLKAEERKNEEMEVLEVEDEWKSEEEMVSEYEEYTDSEEEPEPKLKPVYIRKKDRVTVQEKEVEAQKQKELEVEAKRMAEERRKYTLKIVEEETKKEIEENKRTLAALDALNTDDENDEEEYEAWKVRELKRIKRDREEREAIEKEKAEIDRMRNMTEEERRAELRANGKIITNKALKGKYKFLQKYYHRGAFFLDEDEDVYKRDFSAPTLEDHFNKTILPKVMQVKNFGRSGRTKYTHLVDQDTTSFDSAWGQESAQNTKFFKQKAAGVRDVFERPSVKKRKT